Part of the Patagioenas fasciata isolate bPatFas1 chromosome 29, bPatFas1.hap1, whole genome shotgun sequence genome, gacatgggacaggggacatggggacatgggacatgggacatggggacatggggacatgggacatggggacatgggacatggggacacgggacatgggacatgggacatggggacaggggacacggggacacgggatatgggacatggggacatgggacatggggacatggggacacgggacatgggacaggggacacggggacatgggacacagggacatggggacacgggacatgggacaggggacacgggacatgggacaggggacacggggacatgggacatgggacacggggacacggggacatgggacacagggacatggggacacgggacatgggacacgggacatgggacaggggacacgggaacATGGGAcatgacatggggacaggggacacggggacacgggacatgggacaggggacatgggacatgggacatgggacatggggacaggggacacgggacatgggacatggggacacgggacatggggacacggggacatgggacatgggacaggggacacggggacatgggacatgggacatggggacatggggacatgggacatggggacatgggacatggggacacgggacatgggacatgggacatggggacaggggacacggggacacgggacatgggacaggggacacgggaacATGGgacatgacatgggacatgggacatggggacacgggaacatggggtggtgtccccatgtccccattgcccccaatgtcccccatgtcccacatttccccattgccccccattgtctacattgtccccctgtccccatgtccccatatcctcctgtccccattgtccccaatgtccccattgcccccattgcccccatcgcccccaacgtccccaatgtccccattgtccccattacccccattgccccaatgccctcattgcccccaatgtccccaatgcctccaatgtccccatcacccccattgcccccaatgtccccatcgcccccatcgcccccaatgcccccgtcgcccccaatgtccccaatgcccccaatgcccccattgcccccaatgtccccattgccccattgcccccaatgtccccaatgcccccaatgcccccatcgcccccattgcccccaatgtccccatcacccccattgcccccattgcccccaatgtcccccctgcccccatcgcccccaatacccccaatgtccccattgcccccaatgtccccaatgtccccattgccccaatgcccccattgcccccaatgcccccattgcccccattgcccccaatgtccccatcgcccccatcgcccccaacatccccaatgtccccattgcccccaatgtccccatcacccccattgcccccattgcccccaatgcccccaatgcctccaatgtccccattgcccccatcgcccccaatgtccccatcgcccccaatgcccccatcgcccccatgacccccattgcccccattgccctcaatgaccccattgcccccattgcccccaatgcccccaatgtccccagtgcccccattgcccccaatgtccccaatgcccccaatgtccccatcacccccattgcccccattgcccccaatgtcccccctgcccccatcgcccccaatacccccaatgtccccattgcccccaatgtccccaatgcccccattgcccccaatgcccccaatgtccccattgcccccaatgcccccatcgcccccatcacccccaatgtcccccttgtccccactgtcccaggAGTACGAGCGCTCCCTGTCCCACCTGGACCGGCTCCTGGCGCTGGAGCCCCAGAACCAGCAGGGGCTGCGGCTGCGCagacacgtgagggacaggatgagGAGGGGTGAGCggcatggggacatcgggggcattgggggcaatgggggcattggggacattgggggcgttgggggcaatggggacactggggacattgggggcaatgggggcattggggatattggggacattgggggcaatgggggcaatgggggcattggggacactggggacattgggggcattgggggcaatgggggcattgggggcaatgggggcaatgggggcattgggagcaatgggggcattggggacactggggacattgggggcaatgggggcaatgggggcattggggacattggggacactggggacattgggggcaatgggggcattggggacattggggacattgggggcaatgggggcaatggggacattgggggcaatggggacattggggacattgggggcattgggggcaatggggacaatgggggcagtgggggcattggggacattggggacattgggggcaatggggtcattgggggcattggggacattggggacattgggggcattgggggcaatggggacaatgggggcattgggggcaatgggggcgatgggggcattgggggaatgggggggatgggggggatgggggggatggggggaatggggacattggggacattggggacattgggggggaactgggggactgggggggatgggggaaatggggggaatgggggggatggggaggaatggggggaatggggggcaagggggatggggggaatggggggatggggggaatggggaaactggggggaatggggggcactgggggaatggggggaatggggggatggggaaatgggggggatgggcAGTGGGGTGAATTGGGATGAATTGGGGTGaagtgggatggactggggtgaacTAGGCCTCAATTAGGCCTCAACTAGACCTGAACTAGGCCTTAACTAGGCCTCAATTAGGCCTGAACTAGGCCTGAACTAGACCTCAGGCCTCAACTAGGCCTGAATGAGGCCTCAAATGGGGCTGAATGAGGCCTCAAATAGAGCTGAACTAGGCCTCAATTAGGCCTGAATTAGGCTTGAATTAGACCTGAATTAGGTCTGAAGTAGAGCTGAACTAGGCCTGAACTAGGCCTCAATTAGGCCTCGGGCCTGAATTAGGCCTCAATTAGGCCTCAACTAGGCCTGAATTAGGTGCTAATTAGGCCCCAACTAGACCTTAGTTAGGCCTCAACTAGGCCTCAATTAGGCCTCGATTAGGGCTGAACCAGGCCTGAACTAGGCCTCAATTAGGCCTCAACTAGAGCTGCACTAGGCCTCAACTAGGCCTCAATTAGGTGCTCAATTAGGCCTCAATTAGACCTGAACTAGGCCTAATGAGGCCTCAATTGGGGCTGAATTAGGCCTCAAATAGAGTTGAACTAGGCCTGAATTAGGCTTGAATTAGACCTGAATTAGACCTGAATTAGGCCTGAAGTAGAGCTGAACTAGGGCTGAACTAGGCCTGAACTAGGCCTCAATTAGGTGCTAATTAGGCCTCAACTAGACCTGAACTAAGGCTGGATTAGGCCTGAATTAGTCCTGAATTAGACCTCGAGTAGGGCTGAATTAGGCCCAAATTAGGCCTCAATTAGGCCTGAATTAGGTGCTAATTGAGCCTGACTTAGGCCCGAACTAGGCCTCAACTAGGCCTCGATTAGGCGTTAATTAGGCCTCAACTAGACCTGAACTAGGCCTGAATTAGGCGCTAATTAGGCCTCAATTAGGTCTTAGTTAGGCCTCAACTAGGCCTCAATTAGGCCTCAACTAGGCCTCAATTAGGCGCTAATTAGGCCTCAACGAGACCTGAACTAGGCCTGAACTAGGCCTCAATTAGGCGCTAATTAGGCCTCAACTAGGCCTCAGTTAGGCCTCAACTAGGCCTCAATTAGGCCTCAACTAGGCCTCGATTAGGCGCTAATTAGGCCTCAACTAGACCTGAACTAGGGCTGGATTAGGCCTCAATTAGGCCTCAATTAGGCCTGAATTAGGTGCTAATTGAGCCTGACTTAGGCCCGACCTAGGCCTCAACTGGGCCTCAATGAGGCCTCCATTGGGCCTCTCCAGTCGCCATTagaagtgggggggggaggggacacttgTGGACACTTGGGGACCCTCGGGGTCGTTTcctgccccctgacccctgtcccctcccctccccccccagatGGGCTGTTGGGCGCCGCCATTGTGGGGGGCGTGGCCTTGGGCGTGGCCGGCCTGCTGGGATTGGCCATTTCCCGCGCCCGCCACTGACGtcaccgcccctcccccccccacccattgtccccaatggatCCTCaaacccccccctcccctcccccaccttcCCGGGGTCTCGAGAGGTGATGACGCGACGATGACGTCACGGCGACATCAGCCCCGCCCCCAgtgccttggggacccccccagcgtcccctcccccccccactgTAAATAAACCCCTTTGGCTCCAGTGACGTCAGCTGATCacgtggggggaggggcggggctgcccggacgcctgggtcctcccaccccccaaactcctgggtccctggggcactcctgggtccccaatgaactcctgggtccccccgaactcctgggtccctccccgaactcctgggtccctcccgaactcctgggtcccccagaactcctgggtccctcccgaactcctgggtccccccccagacGTCAGGGTGTGTCCCACCCCccccggagggacccaggcgtccgggcgcgtggcgggagcggggccggatctgcccctcccccacccgccCTTTCCTGCTCCGTTTCCGACGACGGCGGCCgagccgcccctcccccacccataggggacccaggcgtccgggaaggggggaggggaacaggggacccaggcgtccgggccccattgaCGTGTCCagaccccataggggacccaggcgtccgggccccattgaTGTGTCCagaccccataggggacccaggcgtccgggccccattgaTGTGTCCagaccccataggggacccaggcgtccgggaagcggggaggggaacaggggacccaggcgtccgggccccattgaCGTATCcagaccccatgggggacccaggcgtccgggccccattgaTGTGTCCagaccccataggggacccaggcgtccgggccccattgaTGTGTCCagaccccataggggacccaggcgtccgggccccattgaCGTGTCcagaccccatgggggacccaggcgtccgggccccattgaGGTGTCCagaccccataggggacccaggcgtccgggccccattgaCGTGTCcagaccccatgggggacccaggcgtccgggccccactgaggtccccagaccccataggggacccaggcgtccgggccccattgaggtgcccagaccccataggggacccaggcgtccgggccccattgaTGTGTCCagaccccataggggacccaggcgtccaggccCCATTGAGGTGTCCagaccccataggggacccaggcgtccgggccccattgaGGTGTCCagaccccataggggacccaggcgtccgggccccattgaggtccccagaccccataggggacccaggcgtccgggccccattgaTGTGTCCagaccccataggggacccaggcgtccgggccccattgaggtccccagaccccattggggacccaggcgtccgggccccattgaCGTGTCcagaccccatgggggacccaggcgtccgggccccctcCCCCCCTTTGGCGTCAACAGGAAGGTGGgggagggctgggatggggggggggggggggggccggacgcctgggtcccccattcccctcccccactcggacgcctgggtcccctccctggttgggggaggggagggggggttaCACACaccgggtgggggaggggcaggaaGGGGGGCAGGGCGCGCCcggactcctgggttccttcctggcggggggaggggcagcgcaggacgcctgggtccccccccccccccattaagGCCACCAGGCCGGGGCCACCACGGCCACTGGCACCGGTGGCACCGGTGGCACCACCACCTCGTCCCCGAGCGGCCGCCGAGCGTGACCTTGACCTTGACCCCAGCGTGACCTCTGAGTGACCCCAGCGTGACCTCTGAGTGACCCCAGCCCGCCTGCTGCCAGGGACCCCGGACCTGAACTTGAACCTGAACTTGAACTTGAACTTGAACCcgaccctgaccccaacccctccctgtccccaaatCGTCCCTGTtcctgtccccaacccctccccgTCCCCACGCG contains:
- the FIS1 gene encoding mitochondrial fission 1 protein isoform X1, whose protein sequence is MDPEFDDVVAPEDLMALERRFAEERRGGAVSRRCQFEYGWALVRSRYRSDVQRGVALLGELLPEGTREEQRDYSFYLALGNYRLKMGCWAPPLWGAWPWAWPACWDWPFPAPATDVTAPPPPTHCPQWILKPPPPLPHLPGVSRGDDATMTSRRHQPRPQCLGDPPSVPSPPHCK